A genomic stretch from Methylorubrum extorquens includes:
- a CDS encoding putative Biphenyl-2,3-diol 1,2-dioxygenase III (Evidence 3 : Putative function from multiple computational evidences; Product type e : enzyme) — MGRGTMSEPIHPGTRIGHVHLKVADLERALGFYCGVLGFALMQRFGAQAAFVSAGGYHHHIGLNTWESAGGPPPPPGTTGLYHLAILYPSRAALADALRRVEAAGLSLDGASDHGVSEALYLRDPDGNGVELYRDRPEAEWPRDGKGDLTMVTRRLDLAGLRAEA; from the coding sequence ATGGGGAGAGGGACCATGAGCGAACCGATCCATCCCGGCACCCGCATCGGCCACGTTCACCTCAAGGTGGCCGATCTCGAACGGGCCCTGGGCTTCTATTGCGGCGTGCTCGGCTTCGCCCTGATGCAGCGCTTCGGTGCCCAAGCCGCCTTCGTCTCGGCCGGCGGCTATCACCACCATATCGGCCTCAACACCTGGGAGAGCGCGGGCGGCCCTCCGCCGCCGCCCGGCACGACCGGGCTCTACCACCTCGCGATCCTCTACCCGAGCCGGGCGGCCCTGGCCGACGCCCTGCGCCGGGTCGAGGCGGCCGGCCTCTCCCTCGACGGGGCCAGCGACCACGGCGTGTCGGAGGCGCTCTACCTGCGCGATCCCGACGGGAACGGGGTCGAACTCTACCGCGACCGCCCGGAGGCCGAGTGGCCGCGGGATGGGAAGGGCGATCTCACCATGGTCACCCGCCGGCTCGACCTCGCGGGCCTGCGGGCGGAAGCCTGA
- the glpK gene encoding glycerol kinase (Evidence 2a : Function from experimental evidences in other organisms; PubMedId : 10090737, 8170944, 9817843, 9843423; Product type e : enzyme) gives MPDAVGAIDQGTTSTRFIVFDRRGTILAQAQREHEQIFPRPGWVEHDPREIWRNTHAVMREGLARAGLAPGDLAAIGITNQRETAVLWDRRTGEPLHDAIVWQDTRTDRSVAALARDGGRDRFRAVTGLPLASYFSASKLAWLLDHVEGARAKAEDGTALFGTIDSWLVWNLTGGPDGGLHVTDVTNASRTQLMSLATLDWDEAMLGVFRIPRAVLPTIVSSSAVLGEARDPFPGVPLGGILGDQQAALFGQTCFSAGEAKNTYGTGCFALMNTGPAPVASSAGLITTVAYRLDGRPPAYALEGSIAITGALVQWLRDNLGLIAASSEIEGLARSVEDNGGVYVVPAFSGLYAPHWRDDARGLIIGLTRYANRGHIARACLEATAYQTREVLEAMERDSGCPIAELRCDGGMTVNDLLMQFQADILDRPTLRPKVSETTALGAAYAAGLATGFWKTLEDLRDNWAVDKRWHPHIQAEERRALFAGWSRAVERSFGWVEENA, from the coding sequence ATGCCGGATGCGGTCGGGGCGATCGACCAGGGCACCACGAGCACGCGCTTCATCGTGTTCGACCGCCGGGGCACGATCCTGGCGCAGGCCCAGCGCGAGCACGAGCAGATCTTTCCCCGTCCCGGCTGGGTCGAGCACGACCCGCGGGAGATCTGGCGCAACACCCATGCGGTGATGCGCGAGGGGCTGGCGCGCGCCGGGCTGGCGCCGGGGGATCTGGCCGCGATCGGCATCACCAACCAGCGCGAGACCGCCGTGCTCTGGGACCGGCGGACCGGCGAGCCGCTGCACGATGCCATCGTCTGGCAGGACACCCGCACCGACCGGTCCGTCGCCGCGCTCGCCCGCGACGGCGGACGCGACCGCTTCCGCGCCGTCACCGGCCTGCCGCTCGCGAGCTACTTCTCCGCCTCCAAGCTCGCTTGGCTGCTCGACCACGTGGAGGGCGCGCGGGCGAAGGCCGAGGATGGCACCGCCCTGTTCGGGACGATCGATTCCTGGCTCGTCTGGAATCTCACCGGTGGCCCGGATGGCGGGCTTCACGTCACCGACGTGACCAATGCCAGCCGCACGCAGCTCATGTCGCTCGCGACCCTCGATTGGGACGAGGCGATGCTCGGCGTGTTCCGCATCCCGCGGGCGGTGCTGCCGACGATCGTCTCCTCCAGCGCCGTGCTGGGCGAGGCCCGTGACCCGTTTCCCGGCGTGCCGCTCGGCGGCATTCTGGGCGATCAGCAGGCGGCGCTGTTCGGGCAGACCTGCTTTTCGGCGGGCGAGGCCAAGAACACCTACGGCACCGGCTGCTTCGCGCTGATGAACACCGGCCCCGCGCCTGTCGCGTCGAGCGCCGGGCTCATCACCACCGTGGCCTACCGGCTCGACGGGCGCCCGCCGGCCTACGCGCTGGAGGGCTCCATCGCCATCACCGGCGCCCTGGTGCAGTGGCTGCGCGACAATCTCGGACTGATCGCTGCGTCGAGCGAGATCGAGGGGCTGGCCCGCAGCGTCGAGGACAATGGCGGCGTCTACGTGGTGCCGGCGTTTTCCGGCCTCTACGCGCCGCATTGGCGCGACGACGCCCGCGGCCTCATCATCGGCCTGACCCGCTACGCCAATCGCGGCCACATCGCCCGCGCCTGCCTGGAGGCCACCGCCTACCAGACCCGCGAAGTTCTGGAGGCGATGGAGCGCGATTCCGGTTGTCCGATCGCCGAGTTGCGCTGCGACGGCGGCATGACCGTCAACGACTTGCTGATGCAGTTCCAGGCCGACATCCTCGACCGGCCGACCCTGCGCCCGAAGGTTTCGGAGACGACGGCCCTGGGCGCGGCCTACGCCGCTGGCCTCGCCACAGGGTTTTGGAAGACACTCGAAGATCTTCGCGACAACTGGGCCGTGGACAAGCGCTGGCATCCGCATATCCAGGCAGAAGAACGTCGGGCACTGTTCGCCGGTTGGAGCCGCGCCGTAGAACGCTCGTTCGGATGGGTCGAGGAGAACGCTTGA
- a CDS encoding conserved protein of unknown function, PilT protein-like protein (Evidence 4 : Unknown function but conserved in other organisms), with translation MRLLLDTHLLIWVAEGSARLPASVRTSIEDPDLTPVFSIASLWEIAIKRSLGRPDFRIDSRILYRGLIENGYEELPVLGKHAVAVEGLPLIHKDPFDRLLVAQATVEGITLLTSDALVARYPGPIRRV, from the coding sequence GTGAGGCTCCTCCTCGACACCCACTTGCTGATCTGGGTTGCGGAGGGATCCGCTCGGTTGCCGGCCTCGGTCCGCACCTCGATCGAGGATCCAGATCTTACGCCCGTCTTCAGCATCGCCAGCCTTTGGGAAATCGCGATCAAGCGCAGTCTCGGCCGGCCGGATTTCAGGATCGACAGCCGCATCCTGTATCGCGGCCTGATTGAGAACGGGTACGAAGAGCTGCCCGTTCTCGGAAAGCATGCCGTTGCGGTGGAGGGACTTCCCCTCATCCACAAGGACCCGTTCGACCGGCTCCTCGTCGCTCAAGCGACCGTGGAAGGCATCACGCTCCTGACCTCCGACGCTCTCGTGGCCCGCTATCCCGGCCCGATCCGACGGGTGTGA
- a CDS encoding conserved protein of unknown function; putative membrane protein (Evidence 4 : Unknown function but conserved in other organisms), which produces MTDTRTAPYAALLLRLTLGGLFLAHAGLKLFVFTPAGTAAFFGSLGLPPAFGYVVIAAEAVGGLALILGLYARFVALALVPILIGAIVTVHGANGFFAQNPGGGWEFAGFWAVMLLVQAGLGDGAYALRRA; this is translated from the coding sequence ATGACCGACACCCGCACCGCCCCCTACGCCGCCCTGCTGCTGCGGCTCACCCTCGGCGGCCTGTTCCTGGCCCATGCCGGGCTGAAGCTGTTCGTGTTCACGCCCGCGGGCACCGCCGCCTTCTTCGGCTCGCTCGGCCTGCCGCCCGCATTCGGCTACGTTGTGATCGCCGCGGAGGCCGTCGGCGGCCTCGCTCTGATCCTCGGCCTCTACGCCCGCTTCGTCGCTCTGGCCCTGGTCCCGATCCTGATCGGCGCCATCGTCACCGTGCATGGCGCCAACGGCTTCTTCGCGCAGAATCCGGGCGGCGGCTGGGAGTTCGCGGGCTTCTGGGCGGTGATGCTGCTGGTCCAGGCCGGGCTCGGCGACGGCGCCTACGCCCTGCGGCGGGCATGA
- a CDS encoding conserved protein of unknown function; putative transcriptional regulator (Evidence 4 : Unknown function but conserved in other organisms) has protein sequence MPTSDRSDARFSYEGLDRIIHERARLSVLTSLVSHPRGLAFPDLKRLCGLTDGNLSRHLAVLQEADLVSLEKGYDQNRPQTLCRLTPSGRTRFLDYLGVLEQVVRDAAQAAGRPQNAAGRPQNAAGRSQAADDRPAGHDRSGLAKPV, from the coding sequence ATGCCGACCTCTGATCGCAGCGACGCCCGCTTCTCCTACGAGGGGCTCGACCGGATCATCCACGAGCGGGCGCGGCTCTCGGTGCTGACCTCCCTGGTCTCGCATCCCCGCGGCCTCGCCTTCCCCGACCTCAAGCGCCTGTGCGGGCTCACCGACGGCAATCTCAGCCGCCACCTCGCCGTGCTGCAGGAGGCCGACCTCGTCAGCCTGGAGAAGGGCTACGACCAGAACCGGCCGCAGACCCTCTGCCGCCTGACGCCCTCCGGGCGCACCCGCTTCCTCGATTATCTTGGGGTGCTGGAGCAGGTGGTGCGCGACGCCGCACAAGCCGCCGGCAGGCCTCAGAACGCCGCCGGCAGGCCGCAGAACGCTGCCGGCCGGTCCCAGGCCGCCGACGACAGGCCCGCCGGCCACGACCGTTCCGGCCTCGCCAAACCGGTCTGA
- a CDS encoding prevent-host-death protein (Evidence 2b : Function from indirect experimental evidences (e.g. phenotypes); PubMedId : 7961423; Product type f : factor) has protein sequence MKTVSLREAEADLSRLIEAASRGEPFVIAENGRPLVRVVPAETELPRTRRLGFLAGQISVPDDFDTMFQDEIIRLFEGEEDK, from the coding sequence ATGAAAACGGTCAGCCTCCGAGAGGCCGAGGCGGATCTGTCGCGGCTGATCGAGGCGGCGTCGCGCGGCGAGCCGTTCGTCATCGCCGAAAACGGCCGGCCCCTGGTCCGGGTCGTGCCCGCGGAAACCGAGCTGCCGCGGACGCGACGCCTCGGTTTCCTCGCCGGGCAGATCTCGGTGCCGGACGATTTCGACACGATGTTTCAGGACGAGATCATCCGGTTGTTCGAGGGCGAAGAGGACAAGTGA
- a CDS encoding transcriptional regulator, LysR family (Evidence 2b : Function from indirect experimental evidences (e.g. phenotypes); Product type r : regulator): protein MLDRVTGMQVFCRVAALGSFSAAGRALGLSQTGVTKHVAALEARLGTRLLHRTTRRLTLTETGRTYLEACERILAEIDDAEAAVGAEGVEAHGTLRLNVPLSFGVREIAPALAAFSAAHPALTIELGLNDRRVDLIEEGWDLAVRIGTLADSGLIARRLTSSRLVACGAPAYFERHGTPRRPEELKNHNCLGYTLSDSSGWRFGEQAYPVSGNLRAPNGAALTAAAVAGLGLIYQPTFLVAQALRAGTLVPLDFGTPSPVLPIHALMPPGRRPAKTRAFVEFLAQRFAGEPAWERDLPEAVR, encoded by the coding sequence GTGCTCGACCGCGTGACGGGAATGCAGGTCTTCTGCCGCGTCGCCGCACTCGGCAGCTTCTCGGCCGCCGGACGGGCGCTCGGCCTCTCGCAGACCGGGGTCACCAAGCATGTCGCGGCCCTGGAGGCGCGGCTGGGCACGCGGCTCCTGCACCGGACGACCCGCCGCCTGACGCTCACCGAAACCGGTCGGACCTATCTCGAGGCCTGCGAGCGGATTCTCGCCGAGATCGACGATGCGGAGGCGGCGGTCGGCGCCGAAGGGGTCGAGGCCCACGGCACCCTGCGGCTCAACGTGCCGCTCTCCTTCGGCGTGCGGGAGATCGCCCCGGCGCTCGCGGCGTTCTCCGCCGCGCATCCGGCACTGACGATCGAACTCGGCCTCAACGACCGGCGGGTCGACCTGATCGAGGAGGGGTGGGATCTCGCCGTGCGGATCGGGACCCTCGCCGATTCGGGGCTGATCGCCCGGCGTCTCACATCCAGCCGCCTCGTGGCCTGCGGCGCGCCCGCCTATTTCGAGCGGCACGGCACGCCGCGCCGGCCCGAGGAGCTGAAGAACCACAATTGCCTGGGCTACACCCTGTCGGATTCCAGCGGCTGGCGCTTCGGCGAGCAGGCCTACCCGGTCTCGGGCAACCTGCGGGCGCCGAACGGCGCCGCCCTGACGGCCGCGGCCGTGGCCGGCCTCGGGCTGATCTACCAGCCGACCTTTCTGGTGGCGCAGGCCCTGCGGGCGGGAACGCTCGTCCCCCTCGATTTCGGCACCCCCTCCCCGGTCCTGCCGATCCACGCCCTGATGCCGCCGGGCCGGCGCCCGGCCAAGACGCGCGCCTTCGTGGAGTTTCTGGCGCAGCGGTTCGCGGGCGAGCCGGCCTGGGAGCGGGATCTGCCGGAGGCGGTGCGATGA
- the uppS gene encoding undecaprenyl pyrophosphate synthetase (di-trans,poly-cis-decaprenylcistransferase) (Evidence 2a : Function from experimental evidences in other organisms; PubMedId : 11287651, 9882662; Product type e : enzyme): MQSPLDRRSGLHAAIIMDGNGRWASARGLPRGAGHRAGVKTIQRVAEAAPALGIGTLTLYAFSSDNWRRPAEEVGGLMRLLRAYLRGETDRLARSGTRLTVIGRRDRLPPGIPEAIERAEAATASGDRLHLRIAVDYSSRDAILAAAARLGPEGLSREGLSEALGADGDVDLLIRTGGEKRLSDFLLWEAAYAELHFTDRMWPDFGATDLAAAVADFTARDRRFGGLNPPAVPQAA, translated from the coding sequence ATGCAAAGCCCTCTCGATCGCAGATCAGGCCTCCACGCCGCGATCATCATGGACGGCAACGGCCGCTGGGCGAGCGCCCGCGGCCTGCCGCGGGGCGCGGGCCACCGGGCGGGCGTCAAGACAATCCAGCGGGTGGCGGAGGCCGCCCCCGCTCTCGGCATCGGCACGCTGACGCTCTACGCCTTCTCCAGCGACAACTGGCGCCGCCCGGCCGAGGAGGTCGGCGGGCTGATGCGCCTGTTGCGCGCCTATCTGCGCGGCGAGACCGATCGGCTCGCCCGCAGCGGCACCCGCCTCACGGTGATCGGCCGCCGCGACCGCCTGCCGCCCGGCATCCCGGAGGCAATCGAGCGGGCCGAGGCCGCGACCGCGTCGGGCGACCGGCTGCACCTGCGCATCGCCGTCGATTACTCCTCGCGCGACGCGATCCTCGCCGCCGCCGCCCGGCTCGGGCCGGAGGGGCTCAGCCGCGAGGGCCTGAGCGAGGCCCTGGGGGCGGACGGGGATGTCGATCTCCTGATCCGGACGGGGGGCGAGAAGCGGCTCTCCGACTTCCTCCTCTGGGAGGCGGCCTACGCGGAGCTGCACTTCACCGACCGGATGTGGCCCGATTTCGGCGCCACCGACCTCGCCGCGGCCGTCGCCGATTTCACCGCCCGCGACCGGCGGTTCGGCGGGTTGAACCCGCCCGCGGTGCCGCAAGCCGCCTGA
- the bchE gene encoding Magnesium-protoporphyrin IX monomethyl ester [oxidative] cyclase (Mg-protoporphyrin IX monomethyl ester oxidative cyclase) (Evidence 2b : Function from indirect experimental evidences (e.g. phenotypes); Product type e : enzyme), giving the protein MKILLVNVPHPAIGSRIPDDHLPPLGLLAIGGPLIDDGHAVSLIDAEFGPVPLPDLVQEIVAQAPEAVLFGHSGSTSGHPVIAEVSSRVAAAMPGVTIVYGGVFPTYHGREILEAEPHVAAIVRGEGEETTRRLMAALAAGRSLGTVPGLAYRDGDAIRETAPAPLIRDLDAYRIGWELIDHARYSYWGGLRAVVVQFSRGCPHPCTYCGQRGFWTRWRHRDPVRFAAELARLHREHGVRVINFADENPTVSKKVWRTFLEALIAENVDLILVGSTRADDIVRDADLLPLYKRAGWERLLLGLESTDTATLDLIRKGATTTTDREAIRLLRANGILSMATWVVGFEEERDRDYWRGLRQLLAYDPDQIQMLYVTPHRWTPYFRLAEERRVIQLDRRRWDYKHQVLATRHMPPWRVLLWFKLIEVILQARPKALARIYLNRDPRLRHAMRWYTRMGRRVWPHEILAWLRDPLTRTGPTVAAFWGRGQEREEAMAVRAAARSRPAGREAA; this is encoded by the coding sequence ATGAAGATCTTGCTCGTCAACGTGCCCCATCCGGCGATCGGCAGCCGGATCCCCGACGACCATCTGCCTCCGCTGGGTCTTCTCGCCATCGGCGGCCCGTTGATCGACGACGGGCATGCCGTCTCGCTTATCGACGCCGAGTTCGGACCCGTGCCGCTGCCGGACCTCGTCCAGGAAATCGTGGCGCAGGCACCCGAGGCGGTCCTGTTCGGTCATTCCGGCTCGACCTCGGGGCACCCGGTCATCGCGGAGGTGTCGTCGAGGGTGGCCGCGGCGATGCCGGGCGTGACGATCGTCTACGGTGGCGTCTTCCCAACCTATCACGGGCGCGAGATTCTCGAGGCCGAGCCCCACGTCGCCGCGATCGTGCGCGGGGAGGGTGAGGAGACCACCCGGCGGCTCATGGCGGCGCTCGCGGCGGGCCGGTCGCTCGGCACCGTGCCCGGCCTCGCCTACCGGGACGGCGACGCGATCCGTGAGACGGCGCCGGCCCCGCTGATCCGCGATCTCGACGCCTACCGGATCGGCTGGGAGCTGATCGACCATGCCCGTTACAGCTACTGGGGCGGCCTGCGTGCGGTCGTCGTCCAGTTCTCCCGCGGCTGCCCGCATCCCTGCACCTATTGCGGCCAGCGCGGCTTCTGGACCCGCTGGCGCCACCGCGATCCCGTCCGCTTCGCCGCCGAACTCGCCCGGCTTCACCGCGAGCACGGCGTGCGGGTGATCAACTTCGCCGACGAGAATCCGACCGTCTCGAAGAAGGTCTGGCGCACCTTCCTGGAAGCGCTGATTGCGGAGAACGTCGATCTCATCCTGGTCGGCTCGACGCGGGCGGACGACATCGTGCGCGATGCCGACCTCCTGCCGCTCTACAAGCGGGCGGGGTGGGAGCGCCTCCTGCTCGGTCTCGAGAGCACCGATACGGCCACCCTCGACCTGATCCGCAAGGGCGCCACCACGACGACCGACCGCGAGGCGATCCGCCTCCTGCGGGCGAACGGCATCCTCTCTATGGCGACCTGGGTGGTAGGCTTCGAGGAGGAGCGCGACCGCGACTACTGGCGCGGCCTGCGGCAGCTCCTCGCCTACGACCCCGACCAGATCCAGATGCTCTACGTCACGCCGCATCGCTGGACGCCCTATTTCCGGCTTGCCGAGGAGCGCCGAGTGATCCAGCTCGACCGGCGGCGGTGGGACTACAAGCATCAGGTGCTCGCCACCCGCCACATGCCGCCCTGGCGGGTGCTGCTCTGGTTCAAGCTGATCGAGGTGATCCTTCAGGCCCGCCCGAAGGCGCTGGCGCGCATCTACCTGAACCGCGATCCTCGCCTGCGCCACGCCATGCGCTGGTACACGCGGATGGGCCGGCGAGTCTGGCCCCACGAGATCCTGGCTTGGCTGCGCGATCCGCTGACACGGACGGGCCCGACGGTCGCGGCGTTCTGGGGCAGGGGGCAAGAGCGGGAGGAGGCGATGGCCGTGCGCGCCGCGGCCCGATCCCGTCCGGCTGGTCGCGAGGCCGCCTGA
- a CDS encoding conserved protein of unknown function, ankyrin repeat domain protein (Evidence 4 : Unknown function but conserved in other organisms): MHGTNPVPKLPKKIPMQADPNAAPPALDDETLAFAARLFQYARMGHAEELAELFGQGLPANLRNDKGDSLLMLAAYNGQAATARVILEAGGDPELANDRGQTPLAGAAFKGDADIVRLLLEHGAQVDGAGDGTRTALMVAAMFDRTEIVDQLLAQGADPSRRDASGMSAADMARQMGAQNTPAQLEQAQGDRAG, from the coding sequence ATGCACGGGACCAATCCCGTCCCGAAGCTTCCAAAAAAGATTCCGATGCAGGCCGATCCGAACGCTGCGCCCCCCGCCCTCGACGACGAGACCCTCGCCTTCGCGGCGCGCCTCTTCCAGTACGCCCGGATGGGCCATGCGGAGGAACTGGCCGAGCTGTTCGGCCAGGGGCTGCCGGCGAACCTGCGCAACGACAAGGGCGACAGCCTGCTGATGCTCGCCGCCTATAACGGCCAGGCGGCGACGGCCCGGGTGATTCTGGAGGCCGGGGGTGATCCCGAACTCGCCAACGACCGCGGCCAGACCCCGCTCGCCGGCGCCGCGTTCAAGGGCGATGCGGACATCGTCCGGCTGCTGCTGGAGCACGGCGCGCAGGTCGACGGGGCCGGCGACGGCACCCGCACCGCGCTGATGGTGGCGGCGATGTTCGACCGCACCGAGATCGTCGATCAGCTGCTCGCCCAAGGAGCAGACCCGTCCAGGCGCGACGCTTCGGGGATGAGCGCCGCCGACATGGCCCGGCAGATGGGGGCGCAGAACACACCGGCCCAGTTGGAACAGGCGCAAGGGGACCGAGCGGGCTGA
- a CDS encoding conserved protein of unknown function; putative membrane protein (Evidence 4 : Unknown function but conserved in other organisms): protein MRETHGDLDRALADIVAIRMQIARDTAFRGLGSATLAATGALALVVAGAQALLLDEPTARPVVFFGLWVAAAVTACLLIGFEAVRRSRRVHSGLADAMVFNAIEGFLPAGGAGLCLGLVFARFAPDQLWMLPGLWQVLVGLGLFASARILPRSVPLAGAWYLLAGLTVLALASETRHLSPWLMGVPFAVGQGLVAIIIHRHSGPGDGSSDGSTDGSADGDADADL, encoded by the coding sequence ATGCGTGAGACCCACGGCGACCTCGACAGGGCCCTGGCCGACATCGTCGCGATCCGGATGCAGATCGCGCGGGACACGGCGTTCCGCGGGCTCGGCTCTGCCACGCTCGCGGCCACCGGCGCTCTGGCCCTCGTCGTCGCGGGGGCCCAGGCCCTGCTGCTCGACGAGCCGACCGCGCGGCCGGTCGTCTTCTTCGGCCTGTGGGTCGCCGCCGCCGTCACCGCCTGCCTCCTGATCGGGTTCGAGGCGGTGCGCCGCTCGCGCCGGGTCCATTCGGGGCTGGCCGACGCGATGGTGTTCAACGCCATCGAAGGTTTTTTGCCCGCGGGCGGGGCGGGCCTCTGTCTGGGGCTCGTCTTCGCCCGCTTCGCGCCGGACCAGCTCTGGATGCTGCCGGGCCTGTGGCAGGTTCTGGTCGGGCTCGGCCTGTTCGCCTCTGCCCGCATCCTGCCCCGCTCCGTGCCGCTCGCGGGCGCGTGGTACCTGCTCGCCGGACTCACGGTGCTGGCGCTTGCCAGCGAGACGCGCCACCTCTCGCCCTGGCTGATGGGCGTGCCCTTCGCAGTGGGGCAGGGGCTCGTCGCCATCATCATCCACCGCCATTCGGGCCCAGGTGACGGATCGAGTGACGGATCGACTGACGGATCTGCCGACGGAGACGCCGATGCCGACCTCTGA